A genomic segment from Malus domestica chromosome 05, GDT2T_hap1 encodes:
- the LOC103441556 gene encoding uncharacterized protein: MESHKTQHESLPAAATPATTSCQKKKNEQATLLEDVKDHINDFVNASMDEHKTCFKKNMQKMFGMSKNVAERSVDTKEVESTLPLQITVAK, from the exons ATGGAATCACATAAAACTCAACATGAGTCATTACCGGCTGCTGCAACCCCAGCCACCACTTCATGtcaaaagaagaagaacgaGCAAGCCACTCTCTTGGAGGATGTAAAGGATCACATTAATGATTTTGTCAATGCATCTATGGATGAACACAAAACGTGCTTCAAGAAGAACATGCAGAAG ATGTTTGGAATGTCAAAGAATGTTGCTGAGAGGAGTGTTGACACCAAGGAAGTTGAGAGTACTCTGCCCCTTCAAATCACAGTGGCAAAATAG